GATCACTACGCCAGCCTGCTCGCCGAAGTCGGCCTGGCCGGAATCGACTTGCTGCTGACCGACCTGGCCAGTCTGTTGCGCGCGCACTTCCCCGGCGATGCGCAGCTGGCCCGCTTCGGCGACGACGTGTTCACCGTACTGCAACCCGGCCTGACGCCGGAGCAGTCGCAGGCAAGCTTGACCAGCTTGCTGAAGAAAGTCGAAAGCCACCTGTTCGACATCAGCGGCCGCACCGCCCAGACCACCCTGTCGATCGGCATCGCCGGCCTCAGCGAAAAGACCACCAAGGCCCAGGAGGTGGTCAACCGCGCGCAACGCTGCGCCGACGACCTGAGCGACGGCAATGCCCTGAAGCTGTTCGACCCTTCCGCCGAGCTGGCCGCCGCCGCCAACCGCGGCAGCATTGTGGCCATGGTCCAGCAGGCCCTTGAGCACAACAGCTTCCGCCTGCTGTTCCAACCGATCATCAGCCTGCGGGGCGACAGCCACGAGCACTATGAGGTGCTGCTGCGCATGCTCAATCCGCAGGGACAGGAGGTACCTCCACCGGACTTCCTCAACGCGGCCAAGGATGCCGGGCTCGGCGAGAAGATCGATCGCTGGGTGATACTCAACTCGATCAAGCTGCTCGCCGACCATCGCAGCAAGGGTCACAGCACCCGTCTGTTCATTCACCTGTCTAGCGCCAGCCTGCAGGATCAGACCCTGCTGCCCTGGCTCAGCGTGGCCTTGAAGGCCGCTCGCCTGCCCTCGGATGCGCTGGTCTTCCAACTTAGCGAGCCGGACGCCATTGCCTACCTGAAGCAGGCCAAGGCCCTGAGCCAGGGCTTGCACGAGCTGCACTGCAAGGTCGCCCTGAGCCAGTTCGGCTGCGCCCTGAATCCGTTCAACACGCTCAAACACCTGCAGCTGGACTTCATCAAGATCGACGGTTCGTACTCCCAGGACCTGAGCAAGCCCGACAGCCAGGAAGCCTTGAAGACCCTACTGGCCAGCCTGCACGCCCAAGCCAAGCTGACCATCGTGCCCTTCGTCGAGAGCGCCAGCGTCCTCGCCACGCTCTGGCAGGCCGGGGTCAACTACATCCAGGGCTACTACCTGCAGGCGCCCAGTCAGTCGATGAATTACGACTTCTCCTCCGACGACGAGTGACGCAACGCCAGCCCCATGAAAAAGCCGCCCGCGGGCGGCTTTTTCATGCCTGGCCTATTCCAGCCCGTCGCGGTCGCGGAACCCCAGCAGGTAGAGGATGCCGTCCAACCCCAGGGTGGAGATGGCCTGCTTGGCCGACTGCTTGACCAGCGGCTTGGCGCGGAACGCCACGCCCAGCCCGGCAATCGCCAGCATCGGCAGGTCATTGGCGCCATCGCCCACGGCAATGGTCTGCTCCAGGCGCAAGCCTTCCTTCTCCGCCAGTTCGCGCAACAGGTCGGCCTTGCGCTGGGCATCGACGATCGGCTCGACGGCCACGCCCGTGACCCGGCCATCGACTATCTGCAGTTCGTTGGCAAACACGTAGTCGATGCCCAGCTTGGCTTGCAGCTGCTTGGCGAAATAGGTGAAACCGCCCGAGAGGATCGCGGTCTTGTAACCCAACCGGCGCAGCTCGCTGAACAGCGTTTCGGCACCCTCGGTCAGGCGCAGCGAGGCGCCGATATCGGCCAGCACGGTTTCCGGCAGCCCCTTGAGCAGGGCCAGGCGCTCCCTGAAGCTGGCGGCGAAGTCCAGCTCGCCGCGCATGGCCCGCTCGGTGATCGCCGCGACCTGTTCACCGACCCCGGCCGCCTTGGCCAGCTCGTCGATCACCTCGGCCTCGATCAGCGTCGAGTCCATGTCGAACACCGCCAGGCGACGGTTGCGGCGAAACAGCGAATCGCGCTGGAAGGCGATATCCACGTTCAGCTCCTGCGCCACGCTGAGGAACTCGGCACGCAGCGCCGCCGGATCGGCCGGTTCGCCGCGCACGGAGAACTCGATGCAGCCCTTGCCCTGCTCCGCCGGGGTATCCAGCGGCATGCGCCCGGACAGGCGGTCGATATGGTCGATATTGAGGCCATAGCGGGCGGTGATCGCACTGACCCGCTGCAACTGCTCGGCAGTGACCTTGCGGGTCAGCAGGGTGACGATATGCCGGGCCTTGCCCTGGCCGCCCACCCACTGCTGGTAGTCCGCCTCGGAAACCGGTGTGAAGCGCACCTGCTGATCCAGCTTGTAGGCGGTGAACAGCACATTCTTGAGCACCGAGGAGGCCTGCTCGGTGCCGGGAATCTCGACCAGGATGCCGAACGACAGGGTGTCGTGGATCACCGCCTGGCCGATGTCGAGGATATTCACCCCGCCCTGGGCCAGCACGCCGGTGATGGCGGCGGTAAGACCCGGGCGGTCCTCGCCGGTGATATTGATCAGGACGATTTCGCGCACGGCGCACCCCCAAGGCTCGGTGAACAGATGGACAGCTCGCCGAATGACCGGCAAGCGGGAGAAAAGCCGCACATTCTACCCATTTTCGCGGCCGTACGGGCATGCGCGGCGCTTTGCCCGCTGCAGGGCGGTCGCTATACTGCGCGGCAACTCCAGTCGACAAGAGCCGAGCTCTGTGAACCGGCCCGCCCCCGTAAAGCCCGACAACTTCTTCCTCCTGCTGTTCCAGGCCCTGCGCCAGCGCCGGGTTCCCCTGGCCCTGCGCATTGCCAGCCACAGCCTGCTGCTGGTGGCCCTGGCGCTGGTGATCTATGCCTGGGTCATCGGCATGCAGTTCAAGCAGGCCATGCAGCAGCAAGCCGAAGCCCTGGGCACCAGCCTGATCACCCAGACCGCGGCGTCGGCCACCGAACTGCTGGTCTCCAACGACATTCTCAGCCTCAACGTGCTGCTGAACAACCTGGTGAAGAACCCGCTGGTGGCCCATGCGGCCATCTACAGCGTGGACAACCGCCTGCTCGCCGAAGCCGGCGCCCGCCCGAGCAAGAGCATGCTCGGCGAAACCGAGGGCCTTTACTCGACCCCCATCACCTTCCAGGAGGTGATCGCCGGCCAGCTGCGTATCAGCCTGGACATGCGCCAGTTCCAGCAGCCGATGACCATCAGCCTGCAGAGCATGGGCATCCTCAGCCTGATTCTGCTGGCGCTGACCCTGAGCCTGAGCCTGCGCCTGGGCCGCCATATCTCCACGCCGCTGCTGCAGCTGCGGGTCTGGCTGCGCGATCCGGACGACCCGGCGCCCGGCGCCGGCCGCCAGGACGAGATCGGCGACCTGGCGCGCCAGCTGCAGTCTCGCCTGGTACCGGAGAAGCCGGAGCCCGAGCAGCCGGACGAAGACGCCGAAACGCGCGACGAGGACGACTACCCGCTGGAATCGATCGACCGGGAGCCGCGTTTCGCCGTGCCGAACCTGCGCGACGAACAGGACGACGACCTGACTGGCGAGGGCGACGAAGACCTCGACCCGTTCGCCGACCTGCAGGATGTCACGGCCGAACAGCCGCCTGCCGTCGCGCCGGCAACGCCACAACCGAGCGCGGTGCTGGCAATCCAGCTGGGCGCCCAGGAACAACTGCGGCGCCTGCCGCGGGCACGCCTGCTCGACCTGCTGCAGCGCTACCGCGATTGCCTGAACCAGGCTGCGGCGCTCTATCAGGGCGAGTTGCACACCCTCAGCGACGGCAGCAGCCTGATGCTGTTCCACAGCCGCGACAGTGGCGACGACTACCTGACCCACGCGATCTGCTGCGGCGAACTGATGCGTGCGCTCGGCCACGCCCTGCAAATCGAGGTCGCCGACAGCGGCATCACCCTGCAGCTGCAGCTGGGCCTGACCCAGGGCACCGAGCTGCTCGGCCTCAGCCAGGGCGACCTGCTGCTCAGCGACACCGCCCAGGAGGCCCTGGCCCTGTCTCAGCACAGCCGCAACCTGCTGCTGCTGGAACGGCGCATCGCCGAGGACCCGCTGGTTCGCCAGCGCAGCCGCATCCGCGCCATCACCAGCCCGGAAGGCGCCTGCTGCGTGGAGCGCCTGCTGGAGCCCTACCCGTCGCTGCTGGAGCGCCAGCTGGCGCACATGCACGAAAGCCACTGAGTGGGCAGCACCCACAAAAAAGCCCCGCCTTGAGCGGGGCTTTTTATGGACGACAGCTCAAGCCGGCGAGTCGGCGAGTCAGAAGCGAAAGACCTCGCCCTCGATCCTGATCGGCTCGACCACCGGCGCCTTCGGTCGAGCTGGCTTGGCCGCGGGCGCGACCGGAGTCTTCTTGCGTGGCTCCTCGGCCACCACCGGAGGCAGATTGCCGTACTCCTGCACCGCCAGGGCCACCTGCTCGACCAGCTGACGCATCACCAGGCTCTGGGCGCGCACCTGGTCGGCGATGGTGCCCTGATGGGCCTCCTCCAGGCGGACCAGGCGGCCGTCGAGGAGCTTTCCATCGGGGTTCAGCAGGCGCCAGTGCGCCTCGAGCACGGCCGGCAGCTGCGGCCCGGAATCCAGGCGGCTGATCGACAGCAGCACCTGCACCTGAGGCGTGAAACCGGGCGTCGCCGGCGCCATGGCCAGGCGCTGGCTGTTCAGCCGCGCGGCCAGTTGGCGCAACAGCTGGCGGTCGATGTCCGCCGCCAGACTGCCCGCCCAGCGCCCCTCGCTGGTCGCCGTCAGGCTGCCGTCGGGCTGGCGCTGCAGCAGCGCCTCGCGCTGCAGGTAGTCGGCAATCGACACCGGCCCCAAGAGCACGGCCACCCCGCCCTTCTCGTCAGGCAGCTCGGCGTTGCCACCGTCGAGCTGATACAACGGCACTGGCTGGTAGGCCGTACAGCCGACCAGACCGAGCAGGCCGGTCAACAGCAGGATCAAGGGAAGGCGCACTACAGTCATTACTCTCATCCGGCCGGCCTGGACTGCCGGCAGTCTAACCTGGGTTGGCGAACGCGCTCAGCCGACCTGGCGCATTCCATGGCCGACTATCATCCGCCAAAGCGCCGCACGACTCCAGCCTCGTGCGCCGCAAGACTCGGACGGTCTACTCGACCAGCAGCGCATCGACCCGCTGGAAACCGCGCGGCAGCTTGTTGCCGCGCCGCCCGCGCTCGCCCTTGTAGTGCTCCAGGTCGTCGGCCTTGAGCGACAGGGTGCGCTTGCCCGCCTGCAGGACCAGGGTCGCGCCGGCCGGCAGCACCGCCAGGTCGCTGAGGAACTCCTCGCGGCTGGCGACCCGCTCGCCGGGTATGCCGATGATCTTGTTGCCCTTGCCCTTGCCCAGCTGGGGCAGGTCGGCGACCTTGAACAACAGCAGCCGGCCCTCGGTGGTCACCGCGGCCAACCAGTCCTCTTCGCGACTGGCCAACGGCTTGGGCGGCACCACCCTGGCCCCTGCCGGCAGGCTGAGCAGGGCCTTGCCGGCCTTGTTCTTGGCCTGCAGGTCCTCGCCCTTGACCACGAAGCCGTAACCGGCGTCGGAGGCGATCACATAGAGCGCGTTGTCGTCCGGCAGCAACACACAGTCGAAGGTCGCCCCCGGCGGCGGCGCCAGGCGCCCGGTCAGTGGTTCGCCCTGACCGCGGGCCGATGGCAGCGAATGGGCGGCCAGCGAATAGCTGCGTCCGGTGGAGTCGATGAACACCGCGTACTGGTTCGAGCGCCCTGGCGCGGCCGCCTTGAAGCCATCACCGGCCTTGTAGGACAGGCCGGTTGCGTCGATGTCGTGGCCCTTGGCGCAACGCACCCAGCCCTTCTCGGACATCACCACAGTGATCGGCTCGGTCGGCAGCAGCTCGGTCTCCGACAGTGCGCGGGCCTCGGCGCGGGCGACGATCGGTGAGCGGCGGGCGTCGCCGTAGGTCTCGGCGTCCTTGATGATTTCGTCGCGCACCAGCTTCTTCAGCTTGGCTTCGCTGCCGAGCAGGGCCAGCAGCTTGGCCCGCTCCTTGGCCAGCTCGTCCTGCTCGCCGCGGATCTTCATCTCTTCCAGGCGCGCCAGCTGGCGCAGGCGGGTGTCGAGAATGTAGTCGGCCTGCACGTCGGTGAGGCCGAAACGCGCCATCAGCACCGGCTTGGGCTGATCCTCGGTACGGATGATGTGGATCACCTCGTCGAGGTTGAGGAAGGCGACCAGCAAGCCCTCCAACAGGTGCAGGCGCTTTTCCACCTTGTCCAGGCGGAACTGCAGGCGCCGGCGCACCGTGTTCACCCGGTACTCCAACCACTCACGCAGCATCTGCCGCAGGTTCTTCACCTGGGGCTTGCCGTCCAGGCCGATGACATTGGTGTTGACCCGGTAGCTGGACTCCAGATCGGTGGTGGCGAACAGGTGGGTCATCAACTCGTCGGCATCGACCCGGTTGGAGCGCGGGATGATGACGATGCGGCAGGGATGCTCGTGATCCGACTCGTCGCGCAGGTCGGCGACCATCGGCAGCTTCTTGGCCTGCATCTGCCCGGCGATCTGCTCCAGCACCTTGGCCCCGGATACCTGATGCGGCAACGCGGTGACCACGATGTCGCCATCCTCGATGCGGTACACCGCACGCATTCGCACCGAGCCACGGCCGGTCTCGTAGATCTTCAGCAGATCGGCGCGCGGGGTGATCACCTCCGCCTCGGTGGGGAAGTCCGGCCCCAGCACATGCTCGCACAGCTGCTCGACCGTGGCGTCCGGCTGATCCAGCAGACGCACGCAGGCCGCGGCGACTTCGCGCAGGTTGTGCGGCGGCACGTCGGTGGCCATGCCCACGGCGATGCCCGTGGTGCCGTTGAGCAGCAGGTTGGGCAGGCGCGCCGGCAGGGTCGCCGGCTCGTTGAGAGTACCGTCGAAGTTCGGCACCCAGTCCACCGTGCCCTGCCCCAGCTCGGTCAGCAGCACCTCCGAATAGCGCGACAGGCGCGCCTCGGTGTAGCGCATGGCGGCGAAGGACTTGGGATCGTCGGGGGCGCCCCAGTTGCCCTGCCCGTCCACCAGGGTATAGCGGTAGCTGAACGGCTGGGCCATCAGCACCATGGCCTCGTAGCAGGCCGAATCGCCGTGGGGGTGGAACTTGCCGAGCACGTCACCGACGGTACGCGCCGACTTCTTGTGCTTGGCATCGGCATCCAGGCCCAGCTCGCTCATGGCATAGACGATGCGCCGCTGCACCGGCTTCAAACCGTCGCCGATATGCGGCAGGGCGCGATCCATGATCACGTACATCGAATAGTTGAGATAGGCCTGCTCGGTGAAGTCGGCAAGCGAGCGGCGCTCAACGCCATCCAGGCTCAGATCGAGGGATTCGCTCATGGGAGTCTCATTGCAAGGTTGATTGGCGCAACATCAGGGTGCCGTCGCGCTGAGTGAATTCGAGTTGTTTCAGGGCGCTCATGCCCAGCAGCACTTCCTCGCCGCCCATGCCGGGGGCGATCAGCGCGTCGACATCGTGCAGCACGATATCGCCCAGCTGCAGGCTGGCCAGTTGCGTGCGGTGGGCCGTGGCACGGCCGTTGGCGGTGCTGATGGTGATCGCCGTGCCGGCGCGCAAGCCCAGGCGCCTCGCCACCTCGACGGGCACCGCCACCTGGGTGGCGCCGGTGTCGAGGAGGAAGGTCACCGGCTCGCCGTTGATCCGCCCATCGGCGCGGTAATGCCCCTGACGACTGCTCGCCAGGCGCACTTCCACGTAGTCGCTGCCGTGCACCGACTCGGGATGCCGATTGGGGTTACGCCGGGACTCCTCCCAATCGCCGAAGAAGCGCGTGGCCAGCAGCAACGCGGCGCCCCAGGCCAGCACCAGCATCACCCGTCCGGCCCGCCGCCCCGGCGCTTGCGTGCTCATCGGCGGGCGCCCCAGCCGCCCTGCGGCGCGGCGAAACGCCAGACGATCGGCCGCGCCTCGCCATCGGCGCGGGCCTGGCCCTCATTGTCCAGCCCCACCCAGGCGCCGTCGGCGTCGATCCACAGGGCCTCGGTCTGGCCGTACGCCGAAGGATAGCGACGCGCCTCGGCGAGCGCCTCCGCGGCGAACGACCAGCAGCGCTCGACCGCGCCGTCACTCAGCTGGCGGCGACAGATGCGATGGGCCTGGCGCTCCAGGGTGAAGAGTTTTTCCTGGTGGAACGCCAGCCCGGAGAAGTCTCGCGGCCGGGCCTCGCCGCCCAGCTGCGCCGGCGCCGGCTCGCTACCGCCCTCGCCGACCAGTACACAGCCGCCGCTGCAGCGCCAGGACGCGCCGTGCCGATGCACCACCAACAGGCCGCGCCGATTGCGCTCGGCCGCCAGCCACAGGCGCTCGCCGGCCGGATCGACCGCCACGCCCTCGAACATCGCATTGAACCCGAGCAGCATGCCACTGGCGCGGGCCTGGCGCACCACGGCCTCCGGCAGCGCCAGCCAGTTCGCCTCACCATGGGCAGTCAGCTGCAGCACCGCGGCCTTGGCCTCGCTGACCAGGTAACGGTTGCCCTGCCGGTCACAAGACAGCCCTTCGAAGTCCAGTCCGCCACCGCGCACCTGGCCAGCGACCCAGGTGCTCATGCGCAGCCCCCAGGGCAGCGGCACGGCCGGCGCCGGCGGCGCCTCGAAACGTTCGACCTCGGCCTGCCAGACCTCGGCGCCAGTCTGCAGACGGTACAGCCGATCATCCTCGCGATCCGACACCGCCCACAGGGTTTCGTCGCAGCGGGCCAGGCCCGAGAGGTTGCCGCCGACCATGCCCTCGACCGGGTGCTCGCCAATCAGCCGCAGCTCCTCGGGAGGCGGCGCGTCGGCCAGCGCCGCCGCCGCCACCAGCAGCAGCGCGACGCCCAGGCAACGCATCAGAGCAGCACCTCGGCCAGGTTGCCCTTGGACTCCAGCCAGGACTTGCGGTCGCCGGCGCGCTTCTTCGCCAGCAGCATGTCCATGATTTCCCGGGTGCCTTCGAAGTCGTCCAGGGTCAGCTGCACCAGGCGCCGGGTGTTGGGGTCCATGGTGGTCTCGCGCAGCTGCGGCGGGTTCATCTCGCCGAGGCCCTTGAAGCGGGTGACCTGGGGCTTGCCGCGGCGTTTCTCGGCGACCAGACGATCGAGGATGCCGTCACGTTCGGCTTCATCCAGGGCGTAGAAGACTTCCTTGCCGAGGTCGATGCGGTACAGCGGCGGCATGGCCACATAGACGTGGCCGGCATCCACCAAAGGGCGGAAGTGGCGGACAAACAGCGCGCACAACAGGGTAGCGATGTGCAGGCCGTCGGAGTCGGCGTCGGCGAGGATGCAGATCTTGCCGTAGCGCAATTGGGAGAGGTCGTTGGAGCCGGGGTCGATGCCGATGGCCACGGCGATGTCATGCACCTCCTGGGAGGCCAGCACCTCGCCGCCATCGACTTCCCAGGTGTTCAGGATCTTGCCGCGCAGCGGCATGATCGCCTGGAACTCCTTGTCACGCGCCTGCTTGGCCGAACCGCCGGCGGAGTCACCCTCGACCAGAAACAGTTCGGAGCGCAGCGGGTCCTGCCCCGCACAATCGGCGAGCTTTCCGGGCAGTGCCGGCCCCTGGGTGATGCGCTTGCGCTCGACCTTCTTGCCGGCCTTGAGGCGGCGATTGGCGTTGCTGATCGCCAGCTCGGCAAGCTGCTGACCGAACTCCGGATGGGCGTTGAGCCACAGGCTGAAGGCGTCCTTGACCACCCCGGAGACGAAGGCCGCCGCCTCGCGGGAGGACAGGCGCTCCTTGGTCTGTCCGGAGAACTGCGCATCCTGCATCTTCATCGACAGGACGAAGGCGATACGCTCCCAGATGTCCTCGGGCGCCAGCTTGACCCCGCGCGGCAACAGGTTGCGGAACTCGCAGAACTCGCGCATGGCGTCCAGCAGACCCTGGCGCAGGCCGTTGACGTGGGTGCCGCCCTGGGCGGTGGGAATCAGGTTGACGTAGCTCTCCTGCACGCTCTCGCCGCCCTCGGGCAGCCACAGCAGGGCCCAGTCGACCGCCTCCTTGTTGCCGGCGAGACTGCCGCAGAACGGCTGCTCGGGCAGCCGCGGAAATTCGCTGACCGCATCCACCAGGTAGGAACGCAGGCCATCCTCGTACAGCCACTCGACGCGCTCGCCGCTGGCCTTGTCCTCGAAGCTGACCGCAAGGCCCGGGCACAGCACCGCCTTGGCCTTGAGCACATGCTTGAGGCGACTGACCGAGAACTTGTGCGAATCGAAATACTTGCCGTCCGGCCAGAAGTGCACGCTGGTGCCGGTGTTGCGCTTGCCCACCGTGCCGATCACCTCCAGGTCGCTGGCCTTGTAGCCATCGCCGAAGGCCATGCGGTACTCGCTGCCGTCGCGCTTGACCCGCACCTCGACCCGGGTCGACAGGGCGTTGACCACCGAAATGCCGACACCATGCAGGCCGCCGGAGAACTGGTAGTTCTTGTTGGAGAACTTGCCGCCGGCATGCAGCTTGGTGAGGATCAGTTCGACCCCGGGTACGCCCTCCTCGGGATGAATGTCCACCGGCATGCCGCGCCCGTCGTCGAGCACCTCGAGCGAATTGTCCTCGTGGAGGATCACCTGGATCGACCGGGCGTGGCCGGCCAGGGCCTCGTCGACGCTATTGTCGATGACCTCCTGGGCCAGGTGGTTGGGCCGGCTGGTGTCGGTGTACATGCCGGGGCGCTTGCGCACCGGGTCCAGGCCGGAAAGGACTTCGATGGCGTCTGCGTTATAGGCGTTCTGCTGGGCCATGGGGTCTCGAATCGTCTTAAAGGTCGGAAAAGTCGGCGTCGCGCCACAGGTCGGCGGGCACGCCGGCAAAAGCAAAGAGCATCGGCAGGCGCGCGGCGAAGCCCTGGAAGCCATGGTCGCCACCGGCCTGGATGCGCAGCGCGCAGGCCCGGTAGTAGGCTTCTGCCTGGCGGTAATCGAGGGTTTCGTCGGCGGTCTGCAGCCACACCTGGTAGCGCGCGGGGTCCTGCGGTGGCGGCACTTCCAGCTCGCCCAGGGCCGCCACATGCTCGGCTGTCAGCTCCCAGGTTTCATCGCTGTAGTAGTTCTTCTGCGGACCCAGGTAGCCGTCGAACAGCCGGTGCGGCCGCACCGCCGGATTGATCAGCAGGGCGCGCAAGCCATGCCGCTCGGCCAGGTGGGTCGCATAGTAGCCGCCCAGGGAGCTGCCGACCAGCACCGGCCGACCGAGCTCGGCGATCAGTGTCTCGAGCTGGGCGATGGCCTGGCGCGGGTGGTGGTGCAGGGCCGGCACCCGCAGCCGCGCGGCCAGGCCCAGGCGCGCCATGGCCGCGTGCAGCTGGCGGGCCTTGAGCGAAGCCGGCGAACTGTTGAGGCCGTGGAGGTAGAGAATGCTGGGACTGCTTGCGAGCATGGCTGACGGGACTGATGGCTAGGAACGGGAGGCGGAACGGTAGCAGCTTTCGCGGAGCGGCCTCCAGTGCGCGGCTATCAATAGCCCTTGACGCTGTAGTCCACCTCGAACTGGATGCCGGTGACGCGCGATACGCCGGTGTCCAGGCGCCCGTCGTCGTGCAGGCGCAGCCAGCGGTAGCCCGGGGCACTGCTGTCGACCTGAAAATCGTCGCTGCCCGGGGTGAACTGCACGCAGGTCGAGGGCGAGGCCAGCAGGCGCAG
The genomic region above belongs to Pseudomonas benzenivorans and contains:
- a CDS encoding YqiA/YcfP family alpha/beta fold hydrolase, which translates into the protein MLASSPSILYLHGLNSSPASLKARQLHAAMARLGLAARLRVPALHHHPRQAIAQLETLIAELGRPVLVGSSLGGYYATHLAERHGLRALLINPAVRPHRLFDGYLGPQKNYYSDETWELTAEHVAALGELEVPPPQDPARYQVWLQTADETLDYRQAEAYYRACALRIQAGGDHGFQGFAARLPMLFAFAGVPADLWRDADFSDL